Proteins from a genomic interval of Antedon mediterranea chromosome 5, ecAntMedi1.1, whole genome shotgun sequence:
- the LOC140048722 gene encoding trimethyllysine dioxygenase, mitochondrial-like codes for MKLFNICFKYSLRYSQVRHFLRTTPVSKNLCAARCLANLPPDDGNTGSGSLLGLRLLSTSSSSGKFSKHDLKKERQDDVVVTTTSDHIVINENGISEKNVSGMWLRDHCRCQECFSETRYQNLYDPSKIETKPTIAKLEKKGNSVHVDWNDGHSSVYTLDYLLSLLDNRPIRYPNRRLWNAEKLTSEIADVSFQEYMNETEGLAKCLRNLYTYGIAFIDNVPLTKEDFLALSERICFLRECEHGRDNIVISSKEKMYDDIAYTNHSLGFHTDSAYSVEPLGYLTFHLMEHTGEGGLGCYVDGFHVSEIIRKSNPDAYRILSEVLVKQEFIDKHVHYKGNYPVFTIRDNEVKIIRYQTTDRISVQHLSLEETEQFYDGIRLFNKLIYSPENEFWIKYNPGRVVIFDNFRLLHGRSMFTGTRVIRNTVLPRDEVDSRIRKLTGLG; via the exons atgaaattgtttaatatttgtttcaaATATTCGCTTCGGTATAGTCAAGTTAGACACTTCCTGCGTACAACACCTGTAAGTAAAAATCTGTGTGCCGCTAGGTGTCTGGCTAACCTACCCCCCGACGATGGCAATACCGGCAGTGGCTCGCTCCTCGGACTTCGTCTGCTTAGCACTAGCAGCAGTAGCGGAAAGTTTTCTAAACATGATCTGAAGAAGGAACGTCAGGATGATGTAGTGGTCACGACAACGTCAGATCATATAGTAATTAATGAAAATGGAATCTCTGAGAAGAACGTCAGTGGAATGTGGCTAAGAGACCATTGCAG ATGCCAGGAGTGCTTCAGTGAAACCCGCTACCAGAATCTCTATGATCCGTCTAAAATAGAAACGAAACCAACAATAGCTAAGCTGGAGAAGAAAGGGAATAGCGTGCATGTAGATT GGAATGATGGCCACAGCAGTGTGTACACTTTAGACTATTTACTCAGCTTATTAGATAACAGACCAATTCGATACCCAAACAGAAGACTATGGAATGCCGAAAAACTAACATCAGAAATAGCCGATGTCTCCTTTCAAGAATATATGAACGAAACTGAGGGATTGGCTAAATGTCTCAGAAATCTTTATACATATGGtattgcatttattgacaatgTGCCTCTAACAAAAGAAGATTTTCTT GCTTTATCGGAAAGAATTTGTTTTCTGCGTGAATGTGAACATGGCAGGGATAACATTGTTATATCATCGAAGGAGAAAATGTATGATGATATAGCGTACACGAACCATTCCCTTGGCTTCCACACAGATAGCGCCTACTCAGTCGAACCACTGGG ATATCTGACGTTTCACCTGATGGAGCACACGGGAGAGGGCGGTCTTGGTTGTTACGTCGATGGGTTTCATGTCTCTGAAATAATCCGTAAATCTAACCCGGATGCTTACCGAATCCTATCAGAAGTGTTAGTGAAACAGGAATTTATTGATAAAC ATGTCCATTACAAAGGAAATTATCCGGTATTTACCATTCGAGACAATGAGGTCAAAATTATCAG gTACCAAACAACGGACAGAATTTCGGTACAACACCTTTCACTTGAAGAAACTGAGCAGTTCTACGACGGAATACGTCTCTTTAATAAGTTAATATACAGCCCCGAAAACGAGTTCTGGATCAAATACAACCCAGGTCGTGTGGTGATATTTGACAACTTTCGCCTGCTTCACGGTAGATCTATGTTCACCGGAACTCGAGTGATCCGCAACACCGTATTGCCACGAGACGAGGTTGACAGCCGCATCAGAAAGCTAACAGGTCTTGGTTAA
- the LOC140049497 gene encoding peroxynitrite isomerase THAP4-like isoform X1, with protein MSTSSSSSVPIHDAVKCIEWLLGHWKSETSKGQFPTIETFTYQEEAVFSHVGQPMLNFSFNATHPETSKPLHRETGFLRINPGTNQAAYLAAQNFGLVELEEGTVEGTEINLESTTIGRMSFANDPCVTKIKRKFKLTAPDTLEQTVYMATTKTPELKEHLWVQYKR; from the exons ATGTCGACTTCTTCTAG taGTAGTGTACCCATCCATGATGCAGTAAAATGTATTGAATGGTTGCTTGGGCATTGGAAGTCAGAGACCAGCAAAGGTCAATTCCCTACCATTGAAACGTTCACATACCAAGAAGAAGCCGTGTTCAGTCATGTCGGCCAACCAATGTTGAATTTTAG tTTCAATGCCACCCATCCAGAGACTAGTAAACCATTACACCGAGAAACTGGGTTTTTACGAATCAATCCTGGTACAAATCAAGCTGCTTATCTTGCTGCTCAAAACTTTG gttTAGTTGAACTTGAAGAAGGCACAGTTGAGGGTACGGAAATAAATCTAGAGTCTACAACAATTGGCAGAATGTCGTTTGCAAATGACCCATGTGTAACAAAG ataaaaagaaaatttaaattgacTGCGCCCGACACATTGGAACAGACTGTTTATATGGCAACAACCAAAACACCAGAATTAAAGGAACATCTGTGGGTACAGTACAAAAGATAG
- the LOC140049497 gene encoding peroxynitrite isomerase THAP4-like isoform X2 produces the protein MSTSSSSVPIHDAVKCIEWLLGHWKSETSKGQFPTIETFTYQEEAVFSHVGQPMLNFSFNATHPETSKPLHRETGFLRINPGTNQAAYLAAQNFGLVELEEGTVEGTEINLESTTIGRMSFANDPCVTKIKRKFKLTAPDTLEQTVYMATTKTPELKEHLWVQYKR, from the exons ATGTCGACTTCTTCTAG TAGTGTACCCATCCATGATGCAGTAAAATGTATTGAATGGTTGCTTGGGCATTGGAAGTCAGAGACCAGCAAAGGTCAATTCCCTACCATTGAAACGTTCACATACCAAGAAGAAGCCGTGTTCAGTCATGTCGGCCAACCAATGTTGAATTTTAG tTTCAATGCCACCCATCCAGAGACTAGTAAACCATTACACCGAGAAACTGGGTTTTTACGAATCAATCCTGGTACAAATCAAGCTGCTTATCTTGCTGCTCAAAACTTTG gttTAGTTGAACTTGAAGAAGGCACAGTTGAGGGTACGGAAATAAATCTAGAGTCTACAACAATTGGCAGAATGTCGTTTGCAAATGACCCATGTGTAACAAAG ataaaaagaaaatttaaattgacTGCGCCCGACACATTGGAACAGACTGTTTATATGGCAACAACCAAAACACCAGAATTAAAGGAACATCTGTGGGTACAGTACAAAAGATAG